In Nostoc sp. UHCC 0926, a single genomic region encodes these proteins:
- a CDS encoding SDR family oxidoreductase, translated as MQDKVVVVVGATGGIGSALTHKLAPTGVQLILAARDAVRLTTLAADLPGQVLTVPTDITDPQQVDTLIKKTVAEFGQIDILVNAAGAGILKPYNSLEPADLDKMLDVNLKGSFYTTQAAAEEMQKRKSGHICNLVGILGKHSMAMAAAYSASKFGVVGFSKCMAEELKRFGIKFTLFYFGGVDSPFWDNVNLKVDRKKMLSPETAANAIFFALSAEPQAVPMEINIQPDSHLFF; from the coding sequence ATGCAGGATAAAGTTGTTGTTGTCGTCGGTGCTACTGGTGGTATTGGTTCAGCGTTAACACATAAACTTGCGCCTACCGGAGTCCAGTTGATACTGGCTGCCAGAGATGCAGTTCGTTTAACAACACTGGCCGCTGATTTACCAGGGCAAGTTTTGACCGTTCCCACCGATATTACTGACCCCCAACAAGTAGATACTTTGATAAAAAAGACCGTCGCTGAGTTTGGTCAAATCGATATTTTGGTGAATGCAGCTGGTGCTGGTATACTCAAGCCTTACAACAGCCTGGAACCTGCTGATTTAGACAAGATGCTAGATGTCAACTTAAAAGGCAGCTTTTACACCACTCAGGCGGCGGCTGAAGAGATGCAAAAGCGCAAGTCTGGTCATATCTGTAATCTAGTAGGAATTCTGGGCAAGCATTCGATGGCAATGGCAGCGGCTTATTCTGCTTCTAAGTTTGGTGTTGTCGGTTTCAGTAAATGCATGGCAGAGGAACTCAAGCGTTTTGGTATCAAGTTCACGCTATTCTACTTTGGTGGGGTAGATTCTCCTTTCTGGGATAACGTGAACTTAAAAGTAGACCGAAAAAAAATGCTTAGTCCTGAAACTGCTGCCAATGCAATTTTTTTTGCCCTTTCTGCCGAACCGCAAGCTGTGCCAATGGAAATTAACATTCAACCTGATAGTCATCTGTTCTTTTAG